In the Topomyia yanbarensis strain Yona2022 chromosome 3, ASM3024719v1, whole genome shotgun sequence genome, one interval contains:
- the LOC131690373 gene encoding uncharacterized protein LOC131690373 has protein sequence MDIFQNQCTESLGFDSMLASNPINSPLQSTDSSTQLTFSSCSYFTTIPSTNSTVYTGETNSPSVHSSVAVCTGSMGGSSGPNDVVLPSIFVKVPKQINQQYQQQNQSRSNAAEIKSEDKSEPIKRELGDLRALEKGTAMVQLPSVAERYLTDDRQERQEEPELSVHCCEFCPFVTIEEQVFREHIHSKHPTRNRENVELMNCPACGNKFRKRNSLEVHLVDDHMMSRSEMRILVERRFPQSEPLESLAVNAVQQENVALIPSSLPSAVPDQNKSRIYIKNVQLLKKPDVIEQENVQHAQEQQAEQQQSRKIFIRNVSLLQNASFVQNVDNVFQNPSGLHESKYSFVVPAPSPNSQSPPISISEANNTTPQRSKIFIRNVDILRNPLLPITPPSIVSTCEMSRTSSSESLYTTPPPPVISPATSVTSIGGNSMGCSGLNMVIIPTPICSSNSSTPPMISTPPAITVASAESMLSMPTRKSKIFIKNISVLKQPTIHLKSVDELNLMTIDQLQLQNLLPTTANSAQNLENGDLSRDDETQPMDEDDFGSILEEPPSDMDVFSETGNQYHELQSCNSICGSMPADQQSYQPEFNSDFIIIQPESSTENISYEGSAEHLRMPTQTTDLIEHQQLPLPPAEPPESQYHPTDEDILFVCAEEIINLDPPIPQEKAPLEQTTESFSHTATQQPPQQQGRIYVSDNLMEHHQPVVPLSPSSQPSSCLSGTGISSAITPLSKIEQIHGDVTPASCQLESPVAQASTASHHDMAKRERTRSRGRPKGAKQTGITKLKKLYTNLTPLEEGYKCDLVDCGARFRQPDTLVYHKRCHIQPNELANSDGIRCPECGSQEFRNWNTLHTHLWREHSIDMELYSCHLCNFKTPVLCRLNNTHMKIHSDEKNFICAVCDKGFKNNKQLRNHRRSHREQPQIQQAKERQEEQRHQICKQPSQPVNCVKCGLKFSNPKILKAHVESNHVLDGDHCVSGEGRMKCSICGMVFKTRYLLKSHVAKHSDEKKFKCSDCDYSTNDHNAIRRHKMRHNTEGHMYRCSYCDYTSIQSTTYRKHLERMHADVASNLLYKCSRCTFVSISELKYHLHRAKHDANEDITEEGLETSTNGTMDPADRSMEEEEQERHCESVNSDVVIVEKDQSEPPLDAFSLIPLQHTDPQDHQFPLQPMIRTAGFANNLSKVDNFYGYSNPTLDSSSHHYQQQGALQGSSQQEIQMLQGDIIPSSSTTSSSGADSHQHEYLGDSLLHGMVPLSYGEDALGS, from the exons ATGGACATCTTTCAAAATCAATGCACAGAGAGCCTCGGGTTCGATTCAATG CTGGCCTCGAATCCCATAAACTCTCCCCTTCAAAGTACTGATTCGTCAACACAGCTAACGTTCAGTTCGTGTTCATATTTCACGACGATTCCATCTACGAACTCGACTGTTTACACAGGTGAAACCAATTCGCCTTCCGTCCACAGTTCTGTGGCCGTTTGTACTGGTTCTATGGGAGGATCGTCTGGTCCGAATGATGTGGTCCTGCCGAGCATTTTTGTTAAGGTTCCAAAGCAGATCAACCAACAGTATCAGCAACAGAATCAATCTCGCAGTAATGCCGCCGAAATCAAAAGTGAAGATAAGTCGGAACCAATCAAACGTGAACTGGGAGACCTCAGAGCGCTGGAGAAGGGTACTGCTATGGTTCAACTACCTAGTGTAGCCGAAAGATATCTAACGGATGATCGTCAGGAACGGCAAGAAGAGCCCGAGTTAAGCGTGCATTGTTGCGAATTTTGCCCGTTCGTTACGATAGAGGAGCAAGTTTTTCGGGAGCATATTCATAGCAAACATCCTACGAGAAACAGGGAAAACGTAGAACTAATGAACTGTCCAGCTTGTGGGAACAAGTTTCGTAAGAGAAATTCATTGGAAGTTCACTTGGTCGATGACCACATGATGTCTCGTTCCGAAATGAGAATACTAGTGGAGCGGAGGTTTCCACAATCGGAACCATTAGAATCACTAGCTGTAAATGCAGTACAGCAGGAAAATGTAGCTCTGATTCCATCCTCTCTGCCATCG GCCGTACCAGATCAAAACAAAAGTCGTATTTACATTAAGAATGTGCAATTGCTCAAAAAGCCTGATGTGATAGAGCAAGAAAACGTCCAGCATGCTCAAGAACAGCAAGCTGAACAGCAGCAAAGtagaaaaattttcattcgtaACGTATCCCTGCTGCAAAACGCAAGTTTTGTTCAAAACGTGGATAATGTCTTCCAAAACCCATCAGGGCTACATGAAAGCAAGTATAGCTTCGTGGTTCCTGCTCCAAGTCCCAACAGTCAATCACCTCCAATAAGCATCAGTGAAGCTAATAACACAACTCCTCAgcgcagtaaaatttttatcaGGAACGTGGATATTTTGCGTAACCCACTTCTCCCAATAACACCACCAAGTATAGTGTCAACTTGTGAAATGAGCCGAACTAGCAGTAGTGAGAGCCTATACACAACACCGCCACCTCCTGTGATCAGTCCGGCAACGTCAGTCACAAGTATCGGTGGAAATTCGATGGGATGTTCCGGTCTGAATATGGTAATCATTCCTACGCCAATTTGTAGCAGCAATTCGTCGACCCCACCGATGATTTCTACTCCACCTGCAATTACTGTAGCTAGTGCTGAATCGATGCTATCAATGCCGACAAGAAAGAGCAAAATTTTTATCAAGAACATCAGTGTTCTCAAGCAACCGACAATCCATTTGAAGTCAGTAGATGAGCTTAATCTGATGACTATCGATCAACTTCAGCTTCAAAACTTACTTCCGACGACAGCAAACAGTgcgcaaaatttggaaaatggaGATCTATCGAGAGACGATGAAACTCAACCGATGGACGAAGATGACTTCGGAAGCATTCTCGAGGAACCGCCATCGGATATGGATGTATTCTCTGAGACGGGAAATCAGTACCATGAACTACAGTCCTGTAACTCAATATGCGGAAGTATGCCAGCAGATCAGCAGTCATACCAACCGGAGTTCAACAGTGACTTTATAATAATTCAGCCTGAAAGTTCCACGGAAAATATATCCTACGAAGGTTCGGCGGAGCATTTACG AATGCCTACACAAACAACCGATCTTATTGAGCATCAACAGTTGCCACTTCCACCAGCAGAACCACCTGAATCCCAATACCATCCAACGGATGAAGACATTTTATTTGTATGCGCAGAAGAAATAATCAATCTGGATCCTCCTATTCCGCAAGAGAAGGCACCCTTGGAGCAAACAACCGAGTCTTTTTCGCATACTGCCACTCAGCAACCACCGCAACAACAAGGAAGAATTTATGTCTCCGATAACTTGATGGAACATCACCAACCTGTTGTTCCTCTTTCTCCTTCTTCTCAGCCGTCTTCCTGTCTTTCGGGAACAGGAATTTCCTCAGCTATCACACCTCTCAGCAAAATAGAACAAATCCATGGCGACGTAACACCCGCTAGTTGCCAACTGGAGAGTCCGGTGGCACAAGCATCCACCGCTAGTCACCATGATATGGCGAAGAGAGAGCGAACACGTAGTCGAGGTCGGCCCAAGGGAGCAAAACAAACCGGTATCACTAAACTGAAAAAGTTGTACACAAATCTAACTCCGTTGGAGGAAGGCTATAAATGTGATCTGGTTGATTGTGGAGCCCGGTTTCGACAGCCGGATACGTTGGTTTATCACAAAAGATGTCACATACAACCGAATGAACTGGCGAATTCAGATGGAATTCGCTGCCCAGAATGTGGTTCGCAAGAGTTTCGTAATTGGAACACGTTGCACACGCATCTCTGGCGGGAGCATTCGATCGATATGGAACTCTACTCTTGTCATTTGTGCAATTTCAAGACTCCTGTATTGTGTAGACTCAACAATACCCATATGAAGATTCACTCGGATGAGAAAAACTTCATTTGTGCAGTCTGTGACAAGGGCTTCAAAAATAACAAACAGTTACGAAACCACCGGCGGTCGCATCGTGAGCAGCCTCAGATTCAGCAGGCAAAAGAACGGCAAGAAGAGCAAAGACACCAGATATGCAAACAACCTTCGCAGCCGGTGAATTGCGTTAAATGTGGATTAAAATTCTCGAatccaaaaattttgaaagcTCATGTAGAAAGTAACCACGTACTGGATGGAGATCACTGTGTTAGTGGCGAAGGACGTATGAAATGTTCCATTTGTGGAATGGTGTTCAAAACGAGGTATCTCCTGAAATCCCACGTGGCAAAGCATTCCGACGAAAAGAAGTTTAAATGTTCCGATTGTGATTACTCTACTAATGACCATAATGCTATTCGGAGGCACAAAATGCGACACAATACTGAAGGACACATGTACCGTTGTTCGTATTGTGATTACACCAGTATCCAAAGTACAACCTACCGAAAACATTTAGAACGGATGCACGCAGACGTCGCGTCTAATCTTCTCTACAAATGTTCCAGGTGCACGTTCGTGTCAATAAGTGAACTGAAATATCACCTCCACCGAGCTAAACACGATGCCAATGAGGACATCACGGAAGAGGGGCTTGAAACATCAACGAACGGGACCATGGAtcctgcagatcgttcaatgGAAGAGGAAGAACAGGAACGTCACTGCGAAAGTGTCAATTCCGATGTGGTTATAGTTGAGAAAGATCAATCGGAACCACCATTGGACGCTTTTTCGTTGATTCCATTACAACACACCGATCCGCAGGATCATCAATTTCCTTTGCAGCCGATGATACGAACGGCTGGATTTGCAAACAACCTTTCAAAAGTGGACAATTTCTATGGATACTCTAATCCAACACTTGACAGCTCTAGTCACCACTATCAGCAGCAAGGTGCATTGCAAGGTTCTTCGCAGCAAGAAATACAAATGTTGCAAGGCGATATCATACCTTCGTCATCCACGACTAGTTCATCTGGAGCGGATAGCCATCAGCACGAGTATTTGGGTGATTCCTTACTACATGGTATGGTACCGTTAAGCTACGGAGAGGATGCACTAGGTAGTTAG
- the LOC131690374 gene encoding U1 small nuclear ribonucleoprotein C, with protein sequence MPKYYCDYCDTYLTHDSPSVRKTHCTGRKHKDNVKFYYQKWMEEQAQHLIDATTAAFKAGKIAQNPFTAGPPKPNVAIPPPQLGMPARPGMMAPMPGGGPPMIMGPNGAPLGPAMGHMGMRPPMMMPMGMPPMGLGMRPPMMNAPPPQMNQKV encoded by the exons ATGCCGAAATATTATTGCGATTATTGTGACACATATTTAACACATGACTCGCCGAGTGTCCGGAAAACTCACTGCACGGGACGAAAGCACAAGGACAACGTAAAATTCTACTACCAAAAGTGGATGGAAGAGCAAGCCCAACATCTGATTGATGCCACTACGGCCGCATTCAAAGCAGGCAAAATTGCTCAAAACCCATTCACTGCCGGTCCTCCGAAACCAAATGTGGCGATTCCTCCGCCGCAATTAGGAATGCCAGCACGACCGGGAATGATGGCCCCGATGCCAGGAGGAGGCCCGCCTATGATCATGGGACCAAATGGTGCACCCCTTGGCCCAGCTATGGGTCACATGGGAATGCGTCCGCCGATGATGATGCCAATGG GAATGCCCCCTATGGGTTTGGGAATGCGACCTCCTATGATGAACGCACCACCGCCACAGATGAATCAGAAGGTCTGA